In Silene latifolia isolate original U9 population chromosome 3, ASM4854445v1, whole genome shotgun sequence, a single window of DNA contains:
- the LOC141648658 gene encoding uncharacterized protein LOC141648658, with protein sequence MVNEETANIMGIREWIEGCWHDMDKREYGLMMIGCWAVWEARNKAVFEGDKAEVSDIVNQVWRVMEEVEGDRGCGERGEGVGVKAGDSEGGTGWKAPEVGLVKVNVDAGVKEGIWVGVGAVCRDGTGKVLWGLANSRREVWEPYVAEAVAILESLEEAAKAGHTTVEVESDCSQVIDALKRRKTGRSMFSLVLGDILRICNSFISIAWSFTSRANNVIAHELAHVLPVRAGKVVWSERLPEVVERLLDLN encoded by the coding sequence ATGGTGAATGAGGAGACGGCTAATATTATGGGGATTCGGGAATGGATTGAGGGATGCTGGCACGACATGGATAAGAGGGAGTATGGCCTAATGATGATTGGTTGTTGGGCGGTCTGGGAAGCTCGGAACAAGGCGGTTTTCGAAGGGGATAAAGCAGAGGTGAGTGATATTGTGAACCAGGTATGGAGGGTGATGGAAGAGGTGGAGGGGGATAGGGGATGTGGCGAAAGGGGTGAGGGTGTGGGGGTGAAGGCTGGAGACAGTGAAGGTGGAACGGGGTGGAAAGCACCGGAGGTGGGGTTGGTTAAAGTAAATGTTGATGCCGGTGTGAAAGAAGGGATATGGGTGGGTGTGGGTGCGGTATGTCGGGATGGAACGGGGAAGGTGTTATGGGGATTGGCGAACAGTCGGAGAGAAGTTTGGGAGCCTTATGTAGCGGAAGCGGTTGCGATCCTTGAAAGCCTCGAAGAAGCGGCAAAAGCAGGGCACACGACGGTGGAGGTGGAAAGCGATTGCTCCCAAGTCATTGATGCTCTTAAAAGGCGGAAGACGGGACGGAGCATGTTTTCTCTTGTTCTTGGTGATATTTTGCGTATTTGTAATTCGTTTATTTCTATTGCGTGGTCGTTTACTAGTAGGGCTAACAATGTGATAGCTCATGAGCTCGCACATGTGTTACCAGTTCGCGCGGGTAAAGTTGTGTGGTCGGAGAGATTACCTGAGGTTGTTGAACGTTTGCTTGATTTGAATTAA